A part of Solea solea chromosome 8, fSolSol10.1, whole genome shotgun sequence genomic DNA contains:
- the LOC131463926 gene encoding nodal homolog, whose amino-acid sequence METRILTVLCTLVLSSWGIVFSTQGHRYRAGLEKQLSFRNLSSSHRSRYPLYMMQLYRSFRTADSSAPVAVNTIISHGDKPSAYSSDSVLSLMARGCHQVGERWTVTFDMSTVSASELVQMAELRIRLPAFSASKRATVDLYHSGKQTCDLSSTSCHDEPLFLGSFNTSAGSKKSSWKVFDVTALLKYRLFQGDGVSSQEASGDSEAEHGSGAGEEGDKSFFKNLEARQRKIHHPIMNRVMMVVFSKHNLPQEGHAAYSIIHTVENSKYVTMDRDSSESQSRRHKRNRMERVRVAAGTGPTAEPVQRPLCRKVDMWVDFDHIGWDEWIVHPKRYNAYRCEGECPTPLDDSFHPSNHAYMQSLLRHHHPERVTCPSCVPTRLSPLSMLYIENDDLTLRHHEDMIVEECGCH is encoded by the exons ATGGAAACTAGAATACTGACAGTTCTCTGCACACTCGTGCTCAGCTCTTGGGGGATTGTTTTCTCCACCCAGGGCCACAGATATCGCGCAGGCCTCGAGAAACAATTATCATTCAGAAATCTCTCGTCCAGTCATCGCAGCAGATACCCTCTGTACATGATGCAGCTGTACCGCTCCTTCAGAACCGCTGACTCCTCAGCGCCCGTAGCTGTCAACACCATCATTTCACATGGGGACAAACCGTCAGCTTACAGCTCTGATTCTGTCCTCAGTCTAATGGCCAGAG GTTGTCATCAAGTGGGTGAAAGATGGACCGTGACGTTTGACATGTCAACCGTCTCTGCCAGTGAACTTGTTCAGATGGCAGAGCTGAGGATCAGACTGCCAGCTTTCTCTGCCTCAAAACGAGCCACTGTGGATTTATATCACTCCGGAAAGCAGACCTGTGACCTGAGCAGCACATCGTGCCACGACGAGCCCCTTTTCCTGGGGAGTTTTAACACTTCAGCGGGCAGCAAAAAGTCTTCCTGGAAGGTTTTTGATGTGACTGCACTCTTAAAATACAGACTGTTCCAAGGAGATGGGGTCTCAAGCCAGGAGGCCTCAGGAGATTCTGAGGCAGAGCATGGGAGCGGTGCCGGGGAAGAAGGGGACAAGTCCTTCTTCAAGAATTTGGAAGCGAGGCAAAGAAAAATACATCATCCAATAATGAACCGGGTCATGATGGTCGTCTTCTCCAAGCATAACCTGCCTCAGGAAGGCCATGCAGCGTACAGTATCATTCACACTGTGGAGAACTCAAAATATGTGACCATGGACAGAGACAGCAGTGAAAGTCAAAGTCGTCGCCACAAGAGGAACAGGATGGAGAGGGTGAGAGTGGCCGCTGGAACCGGACCGACAGCAGAGCCGGTCCAGAGGCCGCTGTGCCGGAAGGTGGACATGTGGGTGGACTTTGATCACATTGGCTGGGACGAGTGGATTGTGCATCCCAAGCGGTACAATGCGTATCGCTGCGAGGGAGAGTGTCCCACACCGCTGGATGACTCCTTCCATCCTAGCAACCATGCTTACATGCAA agCCTCTTGCGACATCACCATCCAGAAAGAGTGACTTGCCCGTCATGTGTACCGACACGCCTCAGTCCACTGTCCATGCTTTACATCGAGAACGACGACCTGACCCTGCGACATCACGAGGACATGATCGTAGAAGAGTGTGGTTGTCACTGA
- the dguok gene encoding deoxyguanosine kinase, mitochondrial isoform X1, which translates to MVGLYRYVMFSQVLKFNKQPGLTQVKRYFCTVPPVQFSRPGSFLRAENNTAITQATTNPCTMASEAKKSFSRCLSSKASSQDGKARVKRVSIEGNIAVGKSTFARLLQSACSDWEVMAEPVSKWQNIGNSGTSKAADEPPQKTVSNLLQMMYQDPQRWSYTFQTYSCMSRLRTQLQPPPAHLHHSEGTPVQVYERSVYSDRYIFALNMFELGCINSTEWAVYQDWHTFLVEQFGHQVELEGIIYLTAQPAKCMERLEQRGRSEEQGVKLEYLEKLHVQHEKWLVEKSTLTHFEKLKQIPVLQLDASAEFQSDPEVQKQFITKVKSFFDAL; encoded by the exons ATGGTTGGACTGTACCGGTACGTAATGTTCAGCCAAGTGCTTAAATTTAACAAACAACCGGGTCTGACACAGGTGAAGAGATACTTTTGCACTGTGCCTCCTGTCCAGTTCAGCAGACCTGGCAGCTTTTTGCgagctgaaaacaacacagccATAACACAGGCAACCACTAACCCATGCACGATGGCAAGTGAGGCAAAGAAGTCCTTCTCAAGGTGTCTGTCAAGTAAAGCTTCATCTCAAGATGGGAAAGCTCGAGTAAAAAGAGTTTCCATTGAAGGCAACATTG CTGTCGGAAAGTCAACCTTTGCCAGACTCCTGCAGTCAGCCTGTTCAGACTGGGAGGTGATGGCAGAACCTGTCAGCAAGTGGCAGAACATTGGGAACAGTGGGACCTCGAAG gcGGCTGATGAGCCCCCCCAGAAGACAGTCAGCAACCTGCTGCAGATGATGTACCAGGACCCTCAGCGCTGGTCATACACATTTCAGACATATTCATGCATGAGCCGGTTGAGAACACAGCTGCAGCCTCCTCCAGCTCACCTGCACCACTCAGAGGGAACACCTGTCCAGGTGTATGAGCGCTCAGTTTACAGCGACAG GTACATCTTTGCTTTGAACATGTTTGAGCTGGGTTGTATCAACTCAACAGAGTGGGCAGTCTACCAGGACTGGCACACCTTCCTGGTGGAGCAGTTTGGACACCAGGTGGAGCTGGAGGGCATCATTTACCTCACAGCCCAGCCAGCG AAATGTATGGAGCGACTGGAGCAGCGGGGAAGGTCAGAGGAGCAGGGAGTGAAACTGGAATATCTGGAGAAGCTACATGTTCAACATGAGAAGTGGCTTGTTGAGAAGAGCACTTT aaCGCATTTTGAGAAGTTAAAACAGATCCCTGTGTTACAACTTGATGCCagtgcagagtttcagagtGACCCTGAGGTGCAGAAGCAGTTTATTACAAAg GTGAAGAGTTTCTTCGATGCTCTGTGA
- the dguok gene encoding deoxyguanosine kinase, mitochondrial isoform X2, translating to MASEAKKSFSRCLSSKASSQDGKARVKRVSIEGNIAVGKSTFARLLQSACSDWEVMAEPVSKWQNIGNSGTSKAADEPPQKTVSNLLQMMYQDPQRWSYTFQTYSCMSRLRTQLQPPPAHLHHSEGTPVQVYERSVYSDRYIFALNMFELGCINSTEWAVYQDWHTFLVEQFGHQVELEGIIYLTAQPAKCMERLEQRGRSEEQGVKLEYLEKLHVQHEKWLVEKSTLTHFEKLKQIPVLQLDASAEFQSDPEVQKQFITKVKSFFDAL from the exons ATGGCAAGTGAGGCAAAGAAGTCCTTCTCAAGGTGTCTGTCAAGTAAAGCTTCATCTCAAGATGGGAAAGCTCGAGTAAAAAGAGTTTCCATTGAAGGCAACATTG CTGTCGGAAAGTCAACCTTTGCCAGACTCCTGCAGTCAGCCTGTTCAGACTGGGAGGTGATGGCAGAACCTGTCAGCAAGTGGCAGAACATTGGGAACAGTGGGACCTCGAAG gcGGCTGATGAGCCCCCCCAGAAGACAGTCAGCAACCTGCTGCAGATGATGTACCAGGACCCTCAGCGCTGGTCATACACATTTCAGACATATTCATGCATGAGCCGGTTGAGAACACAGCTGCAGCCTCCTCCAGCTCACCTGCACCACTCAGAGGGAACACCTGTCCAGGTGTATGAGCGCTCAGTTTACAGCGACAG GTACATCTTTGCTTTGAACATGTTTGAGCTGGGTTGTATCAACTCAACAGAGTGGGCAGTCTACCAGGACTGGCACACCTTCCTGGTGGAGCAGTTTGGACACCAGGTGGAGCTGGAGGGCATCATTTACCTCACAGCCCAGCCAGCG AAATGTATGGAGCGACTGGAGCAGCGGGGAAGGTCAGAGGAGCAGGGAGTGAAACTGGAATATCTGGAGAAGCTACATGTTCAACATGAGAAGTGGCTTGTTGAGAAGAGCACTTT aaCGCATTTTGAGAAGTTAAAACAGATCCCTGTGTTACAACTTGATGCCagtgcagagtttcagagtGACCCTGAGGTGCAGAAGCAGTTTATTACAAAg GTGAAGAGTTTCTTCGATGCTCTGTGA
- the tcn2 gene encoding transcobalamin-2, with the protein MLSWVFITSLLAFASSKPCENEVANNELLLSLNKNLLRSLETQGGLPNPSVHLALRISDNHNLAKESEHLNRLTTNLHNDLENSLTNRQAVTGSLALYALALKSSCFDLHTVSFSIGETSESLLTHLKRQMEQEKEHIVFSSRPLTNYYQYSLGVLALCTSGVRVNNHVTNKLIKAVEHQHFTYGDIDSIDTYAMAGMALQCVKNGGFHVHNAAELDAALGKIKQKLLSSRRTDGHIGNEFSTGLAVQALLAMGSPVAEYAPSIEAIRTDARRNIYHNPMGISQILPALQQKSYLTVKNKECLNEDNTLVLEPIDPVVVLPSETKVTLKVEVVKSDGSAAVYTVDVPKDSSLLEALEVLQGKNVGFTFDHESSLWGPFLSMVNGEQARQSDRRFWHLSSDDTGLTEGVSDFKIQKAQKITIKNTTY; encoded by the exons ATGCTCTCTTGGGTCTTTATAACAAGCCTACTGGCCTTTGCTTCAAGCAAACCATGTG AAAACGAGGTGGCGAACAATGAGCTGCTCCTGTCACTCAATAAGAATCTGCTCCGTTCTCTGGAGACGCAGGGAGGACTCCCCAATCCCAGTGTGCACTTGGCATTGAGGATTTCTGATAACCACAACCTTGCCAAGGAGAGCGAGCACCTGAATAGACTGACAACTAACTTGCACAATGACTTGGAAAA CTCTCTCACCAACAGACAGGCGGTCACTGGCAGCTTGGCGCTGTACGCTCTGGCTTTGAAGTCCTCCTGCTTCGACCTCCACACAGTTTCCTTCAGCATCGGGGAGACGAGCGAGTCGCTGCTGACACACCTGAAGAGGCAGATGGAACAGGAAAAAGAGCACATTGTCT TCAGCAGCCGCCCTTTGACCAACTATTACCAGTACTCTCTGGGCGTGCTCGCTCTTTGCACGAGCGGCGTCAGGGTCAACAACCATGTCACCAACAAGCTCATCAAGGCAGTGGAACATCAACACTTTACATATGGAGACATTGACAGCATTG ATACATATGCCATGGCTGGGATGGCTCTCCAGTGTGTgaaaaatggtggttttcatgtGCATAATGCTGCTGAGCTGGACGCAGCCCTCGGCAAGATCAAGCAGAAGCTTTTGTCCTCACGCAGAACTGATGGTCATATTGGCAACGAGTTCAGCACAGGACTTGCTGTTCAA GCTTTATTGGCAATGGGCAGCCCAGTGGCAGAGTATGCTCCCTCAATAGAGGCCATTAGGACAGACGCAAGAAGAAACATATACCACAACCCCATGGGCATATCTCAGATCCTTCCAGCTCTCCAGCAGAAGTCCTACCTGACGGTTAAAAACAAGGAGTGTCTCAATGAAGACA ATACTCTGGTACTGGAGCCCATAGATCCTGTGGTGGTTTTACCAAGTGAGACCAAAGTGACCTTGAAGGTGGAAGTGGTGAAGTCCGACGGATCAGCTGCAGTGTACACTGTTGATGTTCCAAAAGACAGCTCTCTGTTGGAGGCTCTTGAAGTTCTCCAGGGGAAAAATGTTGGCTTCAC GTTTGACCATGAGTCCAGCCTGTGGGGGCCTTTCCTGAGCATGGTGAATGGTGAGCAGGCTCGGCAGAGTGATCGCAGATTCTGGCACCTCTCCTCTGATGACACTGGACTCACTGAAg GTGTCAGTGATTTCAAGATTCAGAAGGCCCAGAAGATCACCATCAAGAACACAACTTACTGA